A window from Carassius carassius chromosome 40, fCarCar2.1, whole genome shotgun sequence encodes these proteins:
- the slc16a3b gene encoding monocarboxylate transporter 4, whose product MGGAVVDTGNSGVKAPDGGWGWAVLFGCFVITGFSYAFPKAVSVFFKELIREFGVGYSDTAWISSILLAMLYGSGPICSILVNRFGCRPVMMVGGLFASLGMIMASFSTNIIHIYLSTGVITGLGLALNFQPSLIMLNRYFSEKRPLANGLAAAGSPVALCCLSPLGQVLQYKYGWRGGFLILGGILLNCCACGALMRPLKAPPQKSEVDEKENESKPKPKLLDFTVFKDRGFLIYTVAAAIMVLGLFVPPVFVVSYAKELGNEDTKSALLLTILGFIDIFARPTCGIIAGFKWVRPRCVYLFSFAMLFNGTTDLLGSMAKDYPSLVVFCIFFGISYGMVGALQFEVLMAIVGTEKFSSAIGLVLLVEAIAVLVGPPGAGRLLDATKNYMFVFLLAGCEVILSALVLAICNMLFIKRKPQQPDPPAKMEMAINETEMEELNKAPKDNQDNGDGDNGKKQAIEHEAMAKSDDRKVEEPETIEVENASKKVTEPNGVVVEPESSL is encoded by the exons ATGGGTGGAGCGGTTGTAGACACTGGTAACAGTGGGGTCAAGGCACCTGATGGAGGATGGGGTTGGGCTGTCCTCTTCGGCTGCTTCGTCATTACAGGTTTCTCCTACGCCTTTCCCAAAGCAGTCAGCGTCTTCTTCAAAGAGCTTATCCGGGAGTTTGGAGTGGGCTACAGTGACACGGCTTGGATCTCCTCCATACTTCTTGCAATGCTTTATGGCTCAG GCCCTATATGCAGCATCTTAGTGAACCGTTTCGGGTGTCGCCCTGTGATGATGGTCGGGGGCCTTTTTGCCTCACTTGGTATGATTATGGCATCCTTTTCAACCAATATCATCCACATCTATCTCAGCACAGGAGTCATAACCG GTTTGGGTCTTGCTTTGAACTTTCAGCCATCCCTCATCATGCTGAACAGATATTTCAGTGAGAAAAGGCCCTTGGCCAATGGGTTGGCTGCAGCTGGAAGTCCCGTGGCTCTGTGCTGTTTGTCTCCTCTTGGTCAGGTCCTTCAGTATAAGTATGGTTGGCGTGGAGGCTTCCTAATCCTTGGAGGGATTCTACTGAACTGCTGTGCATGTGGAGCCCTCATGAGGCCCTTGAAAGCACCCCCCCAAAAAAGCGAGGTGGACGAAAAGGAGAATGAATCCAAACCAAAGCCCAAACTTCTTGACTTCACTGTCTTTAAAGATCGTGGCTTTTTGATTTACACTGTGGCTGCGGCCATTATGGTGTTGGGTCTTTTTGTGCCTCCTGTGTTTGTGGTAAGCTATGCCAAGGAACTGGGCAATGAGGACACCAAGTCTGCTTTGCTGCTCACCATACTAGGGTTCATCGACATCTTCGCTAGGCCAACATGCGGTATCATTGCTGGGTTCAAGTGGGTTCGACCACGATGCGTTTACCTCTTCAGTTTCGCTATGCTCTTCAATGGCACCACTGATCTTCTCGGCTCCATGGCCAAAGACTATCCATCTCTCGTGGTGTTCTGCATCTTCTTCGGTATCTCCTATGGCATGGTTGGAGCCTTACAGTTTGAAGTGTTGATGGCTATTGTGGGGACAGAGAAGTTCTCCAGTGCCATTGGCTTGGTGCTATTGGTTGAAGCCATTGCTGTGTTGGTGGGACCACCTGGAGCAG GTCGTCTTCTGGACGCCACGAAGAATTACATGTTCGTCTTTCTACTGGCTGGGTGTGAGGTGATCCTCTCGGCCCTTGTGCTCGCCATTTGTAACATGCTCTTCATCAAAAGGAAGCCCCAACAGCCTGACCCTCCAGCAAAGATGGAGATGGCCATTAACGAGACCGAGATGGAGGAGCTCAACAAAGCACCAAAGGACAACCAAGACAACGGAGATGGTGACAATGGAAAGAAGCAAGCCATCGAACATGAAGCAATGGCAAAATCTGATGATAGAAAGGTTGAAGAGCCTGAAACCATAGAGGTGGAGAACGCTTCCAAAAAGGTGACTGAACCAAATGGTGTGGTTGTAGAACCTGAATCCTCTCTGTGA
- the ccdc57 gene encoding coiled-coil domain-containing protein 57 yields MQEAVDLEAQLACKEREWKELQALRIQQLETALNEATSELSTQRDRFLRLRDDFKYNLRVLEERDKELERYDALAARARTEESTRREEVSELRIEIAKLQDALEEQRRAKEDIEVQYQKRGVEHRVKLEKVQNMMESEIQKLREENETLRRDLQRRIRESDGELALQKQEMIADFDSEMRKREHEFHLKLDEMNSVVLSHELKEKLLSKELEVHAKAHSQAAEALQTAEELHQQAQKEIRRRDWEIKNTTAMKDSRIKELEDKLKQMESNYKKEQEAYNRKHTELERRSREKKDALGLMKEAHARELHEERGKISEMQAQLDRMILEQERRQKSHTDDLHHREQQIQELRTQLETTRSGWDTYITQVSKENVAKDTELLSAEEREAKVRAELERCKEDIERYKQQVSSGLQREQALEQKRVQLELDWERRCEEVRSEHYLRSEELIQSLTQARDQITAELREKERELQETVTLLKSVTVERDQALHGTKPALTGIQASAVDSSSFPSEEIRRLQQQNSTLRAVVAEMRKDMENLIQQMPIAQSQTTNPEPSTAGTTDYSHALEKEIQELKAKCRDLEERLEESSKIVNTASIPALAFPVSPDNAYLQNHIRSLNETIGGLRVEKVANAAVLKKQEVRLAHLESAVEQLTQQCHSKHMENESLRLELANHKRAAASEEARLKQRVAATELELNEVRREAEEYQKGSLLHNLETVALSNQVSALKVDLASRREPIVLNKSEMVKQLQEENFSMRQQLLLLQSSARGGAVGDVPTLQSKLKQAARLISSLSQDKRQLIEMGNRLRAQLIEAGLEVPRHSKITLKPNDPEQSLVEKEPSPSEHGVQPKSRLSTLEQLQYQLTTQELQYAQRDQNKKMAIIVRPQFSESESSDKRRPANPWEPPIRVQSVGSKENTPPQNQSEAPVRLPGSSHFLLSSIATDDSLQNVWKMLDQGLSSSVFSTSDSEDKGRMATANGGLPDMNQPPAAPVSVGGTKASLQEKKRQNPTTFASAKQTRPAGNKSKIRNYNIKDGKN; encoded by the exons ATGCAGGAAGCTGTGGACCTGGAGGCCCAGCTGGCTTGTAAAGAAAGAGAATGGAAAGAGCTTCAGGCTTTGCGGATTCAACAACTGGAGACTGCTTTAAATGAAGCCACATCAGAGCTGTCCACCCAGAGAGATCGTTTCCTCCGCTTACGGGATGACTTCAAGTATAATCTACGTGTCTTAGAGGAGAGGGACAAAGAGCTGGAGCGCTATGATGCCTTGGCAGCCCGCGCTCGGACGGAAGAGAGTACCAGGCGGGAAGAGGTCAGTGAGCTGAGGATTGAGATAGCAAAACTTCAAGATGCCCTGGAGGAGCAGCGGAGGGCGAAGGAGGACATTGAAGTGCAATATCAGAAGAGGGGAGTCGAGCATAGAGTCAAACTGGAAAAAGTTCAGAA CATGATGGAAAGTGAGATTCAAAAACTCAGGGAGGAAAATGAAACACTTAGACGGGATCTCCAGCGGCGAATAAGAGAATCTGATGGTGAGCTGGCGCTTCAAAAACAG GAAATGATAGCAGATTTTGACAGTGAGATGAGGAAGCGGGAGCATGAGTTCCATCTGAAGCTGGATGAAATGAACAGTGTGGTTCTCTCACATGAGCTCAAA GAAAAGCTATTGAGCAAAGAGCTGGAGGTCCATGCCAAAGCTCACAGTCAGGCCGCTGAGGCCCTGCAGACCGCTGAAGAACTTCACCAGCAGGCTCAAAAAGAGATCCGGCGCAGAGACTGGGAAATAAAGAACACCACTGCAATGAAAGACTCTAG GATAAAAGAGCTTGAAGACAAACTAAAACAAATGGAGAGCAATTATAAAAAAGAGCAAGAAGCCTACAACAGGAA ACACACAGAACTGGAACGAAGGTCTCGGGAGAAAAAGGATGCGTTGGGTCTCATGAAAGAGGCTCATGCCAGGGAGCTCCACGAGGAGAGGGGGAAAATCTCAGAAATGCAGGCTCAACTGGACAGGATGATCCTGGAGCAGGAGAGGAGACAAAAGAGCCATACGGATGACCTTCATCACAGAGAACAGCAGATACAAGA GCTCAGAACGCAGCTGGAAACAACCCGATCTGGCTGGGATACTTACATCACACAGGTCTCCAAAGAAAATGTTGCCAAGGATACAGAGCTGCTTTCTGCAGAGGAAAGAGAAGCCAAGGTGAGAGCAGAGCTGGAAAGGTGTAAAGAGGATATAGAAAG GTATAAGCAGCAGGTGTCTAGTGGTCTGCAGAGAGAGCAGGCATTGGAGCAGAAGAGAGTTCAGCTGGAGTTGGACTGGGAGAGGCGTTGTGAAGAGGTGCGTTCTGAGCACTACCTGAGAAGTGAGGAGCTCATCCAAAGCCTTACACAGGCCAGAGACCAG ATAACTGCTGAGCtgagagagaaggaaagagaaTTACAGGAGACGGTGACACTGCTGAAAAGTGTCACTGTAGAGCGAGATCAGGCGTTACATGGAACCAAACCAGCACTAACTGGAATTCAG GCATCTGCAGTAGACAGCAGCAGTTTCCCATCAGAAGAGATCAGGAGACTCCAGCAGCAGAACAGCACTCTCAGAGCAGTGGTGGCTGAAATGAGGAAAGATATGGAGAACCTGATCCAGCAGATGCCCATAGCTCAGAGTCAGACCACAAATCCAGAACCCAGCACTGCAG GGACTACAGACTACAGTCACGCTCTGGAGAAAGAGATCCAGGAGCTAAAGGCCAAATGTCGTGATCTGGAGGAGCGGTTAGAGGAATCTTCCAAGATTGTCAATACTGCCAGCATTCCTGCCCTTGCATTCCCTGTTTCCCCTGACAATGCTTACCTTCAAAACCACATTAGATCACTTAATGAGACCATAG GTGGGCTGCGAGTGGAGAAAGTAGCCAATGCCGCTGTTCTAAAGAAACAGGAAGTGAGGCTGGCTCATTTGGAGTCTGCTGTGGAACAGCTTACCCAGCAG TGTCACTCAAAACACATGGAGAATGAGAGCTTACGTCTGGAGCTGGCCAATCACAAGAGGGCAGCAGCATCTGAAGAAGCGAGGCTTAAGCAAAGAGTGGCAGCAACTGAGCTGGAGTTAAATGAAGTGAGACGGGAGGCAGAAGAGTACCAAAAAGGCAGTTTGCTTCACAACCTAGAAACTGTTGCACTTAGCAACCAG GTGTCAGCACTAAAAGTTGACCTTGCAAGCAGGAGAGAGCCCATTGTCCTTAACAAG AGTGAGATGGTAAAGCAGCTTCAGGAGGAGAACTTTTCCATGAGACAGcaactgctgctgctgcagagtTCAGCCAGAGGGGGCGCCGTGGGTGATGTTCCTACTCTTCAGTCAAAGCTCAAACAGGCTGCACGCTTGATCTCCAGCCTCAGTCAGGACAAACGGCAACTCATTGAAATGGGCAACAGGCTACGGGCGCAGCTGATAGAAGCAGGACTGGAGG ttcCACGGCACTCAAAGATCACTCTCAAACCAAATGATCCAGAGCAAAGTCTGGTGGAAAAAGAACCCTCTCCGTCCGAGCATGGGGTGCAGCCAAAGAGCCGCTTATCTACCCTGGAACAGTTACAGTACCAGCTAACCACTCAG GAGCTACAATATGCACAAAGAGATCAGAATAAGAAAATGGCAATTATAGTCCGTCCCCAATTCTCAGAGAGCGAAAGTTCAGACAAACGCAGACCCGCCAACCCATGGGAGCCTCCAATCAGAGTCCAG TCTGTGGGCAGTAAAGAAAACACTCCTCCGCAGAACCAATCTGAAGCTCCGGTACGACTGCCCGGGTCATCGCACTTCCTGTTGTCATCCATAGCCACTGATGATTCCCTACAGAATGTGTGGAAGATGTTGGATCAAGGTTTGAGTTCCTCTGTGTTTTCTACAAGTGACAGTGAGGACAAAG GTAGAATGGCTACAGCAAACGGAGGACTCCCAGATATGAATCAGCCTCCTGCTGCTCCGGTCAGTGTCGGGGGCACAAAAGCATCACTCCAGGAAAAGAAGAGACAAAATCCGACAACATTTGCATCTGCTAAACAGACACGCCCTGCTGGAAATAAGAGCAAGATTCGGAATTACAACATCAAAGacggaaaaaattaa